CGCTTTTTATGATGTTTTTATTGTTTGTCCACAACTAATTAACATTATTTAACAATGCGGGTACTATCATTCATCAAAGAAAAACAATTACATTTACCCTGTGTTTTGTGTACACATTCCGTGTGCGCACACGGAATGTGTAAAATTTAAATTTAATCAAAATAATGAGAATAATTATTTCATGCGCAATTATGATTGCGCTGTTAACAAGTGGTTCCAGTGGGAAAAAAGAAAAATGGGTCAAGTTATTTAACGGAAAGGACCTCAGCGGTTGGGTACAGCGAAACGGAAATGCTGAATACCAGGTAAAAAACAAGCAAATTATTGGAATTTCCAGGCCTAATACCCCGAATAGTTTTTTATGTACCGAAAAAGAATACGGGGATTTTATTCTCGAGTTGGAGCTGAAAGTGGATACGGCACTTAATTCAGGTATCCAGATCCGCAGCCATAGCAGAACTGATCAGCCGAATGGGCGGGTTTACGGTTACCAGATAGAGATCGACCCATCCAAACGCGGATGGAGCGGAGGTATTTACGATGAGGCCCGTACCGGATGGTTGTATCCGGTAACACCGCATAATCCTGCCGGTTCGAAAGCTTTCAAAAACAATGCCTGGAATCATTACCGTATCGAGGCCATCGGAAATAATATCAAGACCTGGGTGAATGGTGTTCCTGTGGCTGATTTGCTGGTGGATCTGGACGAATCAGGATTTATTGCACTTCAGGTGCATAGCATCAATGTAAAAAATAAACCATGGACAGACGGCACCACCGTATGCTGGCGGAACATCCGTATCATGACGGAAAATCTGGAAGCGAACCGTAAAAAAGATACTCCATCCATCAAACAGATAAATGTGATCCCCAACAGTCTTTCGGAACAGGAAAAAAGCGAAGGATGGATGTTGTTGTTTGATGGCAAGACGACCAACGGATGGCGCGGAGCCATGAAAAAAGACTTCCCTACGCGCGGATGGGTGGTCAAAGACGGAATATTGGAAGTACTGCCTAAAAATGAAGGTGGCGGCGGCGGTGACATTGTTACCGTAGAACAGTTTGATAATTTTGACCTGATGTTTGATTTTAAAATCTCGAAAGGCGCCAATAGCGGAGTTAAATATTATGTGACGGAAAATGGATACGGAAAAGGCACATTGGGCCTTGAATATCAGGTACTGGATGATAAAGAGCATCCGGATGCGAAAAACGGCCGTGACGGAAATCGTACACTGGCTTCACTTTATGATATGATGACAGCTAAAGGAAAACGTTTTAATGGCGTGAATCAATGGAATACCGGACGGATCATTGCTAAAGATAATCATGTGGAACACTGGCTGAACGGTATCAAAGTATTGGAATATGACCGTGGGAGTGAGGCATACCGGAAGATGGTTCAGGAAAGCAAGTATAAGGATATGAAAGACTTTGGAGGAGCTGCCAAAGGCCACATCCTGATTCAGGACCATAACGATCGTGTATGGTACAGGAATATCAAAATTAAGAAATTGTAATTACTAAGCATTAATCACTTATTATCATTATATTATGGAAAACAGAAGAGATTTTCTGAAAAAAATTTCAGCCGGTTCTGCCGCCATTGCTATTGGAGGGGTCGGATTAGGGTTAAGCACAAAAAGTTATGGCCGGGTATTGGGCGCCAATGATAAGGTCAGGGTAGGGGTGATCGGATTTTCCGATCGATTCCGCGGTTCCCTTTTGCCTTGTTTTATGGATCATGCCAATGAACTGGGGTTTGAAATGGTGGCTTTATCCGACCTATGGAACCGTCGCCGTGATGAAGGAAAGGCGCGTATTAAGGAAAAAACAGGATGGGATGTTGCGTTATGCCGCAATAATGATGAATTATATGAACGTAACGACATAGATGCTGTGATCATCAGTACTGCTGATTTCCAGCATGCTTTGCACCTGGTGGAAGCAGCAAAGGCCGGGAAGCATGCTTATTGTGAAAAGCCATTTGCTGAGACGATGGATGATGCCAATGCGGCCCTGAAAGCATGCAAAGCGTCCAATATCGTTGTGCAGATCGGCTCACAACGTCGTAGTGGAGGTAATTATCATGCGGCTAATGAATATATCAAATCGGGTAAATTCGGGGATATTGTCATGGCCGAAATGTGTTGGAATGTCAATCAGCCCGGTCGTTGGCGCCGCGCTGATTTATGTGCGTCCATTAAGGAAAGTGATGTAGATTGGGCACGATATCAGATGAATCGTCCGAAAGTAGCATGGGATCCCCGTAAATATCTGGAATATCGTTTATTCTGGCCATATTCATCCGGTATACCGGGTCAGTGGATGTGTCACCAGATCGATACCGTTCACTGGTTCACTGGGTTGCCTTATCCCCGTAGCGTGGTTTCCAATGGAGGAATTTACCAATGGAAAGATGGACGTACCAATGCGGATACATTGACTTCTGTTTTTGACTACGGTCCATTGAACGATCAAAGTAAAGGCTTCCAGGTAGTATATAGTTCCCGTTTCAGTAATTCGGCAGGAGGGACTAAAGAATTGTACTATTCTAACGGAGGAATGCTGAATCTGGATACCAATGAAATAACCTCTACAGGAGGATTGCGCGAACGTGAGGCATCAGCGATGAAACTGAAGGCTAACCTGCTTGAAAATTATACTTTACCGAAAGTAACCGTAGCTGCGGGTGCAAATACGGGAGGTGATACGCTTACTTCTGCCCATATGCGCAACTGGATGGAATGTGTCAAATCCGGAAATACAGCCACCAACTGTCCTGTGGAGGCGGGGCACAGTCATGCTGTTGCCTGTGGTATGGCGAATGCAGCTTACCGTACAGGCCTGAGAGTTACCTACGATCCGAAGAAACAACAGATCATGGCCGGAAAGAAGGTCTTTAAATATTAATTCTGATTTTTTAAAACATCCTGATAGGAATCTTATCAGGATGTTTTTCCTTATAAAAATTTGTGGTGTATGTCGAAAATTTCATTTTTTGTTCTTTTGTTATGCGTTTTGGCAGCATGCGGGAATAACCGGAAAGGAGTGGAGGTCATTGTTGATGACGCCCAGAAAAAGGTAGATGTATTATACGATGGAAAACTGTTCACTTCATATATCTATCCTTCGGATCTGGAGAAACCGGTACTATACCCGATAAACACGGCTGAAGGAACTGTGATCACCAGAGGATTTCCACGTGATCCGCGTCCGAATGAAAGGGTGGATCATCCGCATCATGTAGGTCTCTGGTTTAACTTCGGCGATGTGAACGGACTGGATTTTTGGAATAATTCATATGCCATATCTTCCGATAAAAAACCAAAGTATGGTTCCATCCGCCATCGTAAAGTGGTAAATACAAGTAATGGTAAAACAGGGTCTCTTGCTGTTACAGCCGATTGGGTGGATCATACAGGAAAAGTATTGCTTGTGGAAGACACCGAATATTTATTCAGTGGGGAGGGTGACTGGCGGATCATAGAGCGGATCACCCGTTTGACGGCGCAGCAGGATACGGTTACCTTTACCGATAATAAGGAAGGACTGATTGCGATCCGTATGGATAGGGCTTTTGAAGAACCATCCAATAAACCTGAATTGTATCTCGATGCCAATGGAAACCCGACTGAAATAAAAGCCATGAACAATGAAGGCGTAAATGGGGTATACCGGAATAGTGAGGGTCTTGAAAAAGGGAGTGTATGGGGAAAACCAACCAATTGGGTGGTTCTTTCCGCGGATAAAGCAGGCGAAAAAATTTCCGTTGCTATCCTGGACCACAAAAATAATCCCGGATATCCGGCTCATTCCCATGCACGGGGATACGGACTTTTTTCCACCAATAATATGGGTGTACAGGTATTCGATAAAAATAGCCCCTTATTTACGCTTACTTTGCTACCGGGAGCATCTACCGTATTTAAACACATGATTGTTGTAAAGACCAATGGTTTTGCTACGGAAAAAGAATTGAACGAATTGTTCGCAGGGTTTAACGCGAAGTAGAAATCAAAACCAGCGGGAATTTAAGATACCCCTGGATGGCTTGCTTATTCTGCATAGATGAAGTAATTTCGTAACTATGAATGATGAACTATGAACAATGAATAAAAAAGTTCATAGTTCATCACTCATGGTTTAATACATACACACTCATCGCTTCTTTCGCTGGCGCGCGTTTGCAACGCGTGCAATTATATTCAGATTTCCCCGATATGTTTATCCCGCATAGCTGTGTTTGCCGCCGAGGATGTAATTTACCCCGAAATAAGTCATCAGGACGGCTAAGAAGATGACCAGCACAAAAATATGATAGAACAAGGGTTTGCGGAACCAGGATAGCGTTTTGCTGTGAAAGGTAAAACTCATCAACAGGAAAGTGATCAATGCCCACACCTCTTTCGGATCCCATCCCCAGTAGCGACCCCAGGAAACATTGGCCCAGATAGCGCCGATAAAAATGCCCGCTCCCATCAGGAAAGTAGCCGGATACATGAATAACTCGCTGGTTTCTTTCATTCGTTCTATATAAGCCTGTTTTTCCGGTTTCTTTTTTCCGGAAGCCCAAATAATTAAGGAGGTAATACTGTTCAATGCCATAAATCCGCACAACCCGTAAGCCACCATGATGGTCAGCACATGGATGCTGAGCAGGGGAGATTGTAATACCGGGACCAATGGTGTGATCTGTGGATTCATGGAACTGATATGGGCTACCAGTAAGGTAAATCCGGATAACAGAAAGCTGAATACTGTGATCAGAAATGCATACTTGCGGGTG
The window above is part of the Bacteroidales bacterium genome. Proteins encoded here:
- a CDS encoding DUF1080 domain-containing protein produces the protein MIALLTSGSSGKKEKWVKLFNGKDLSGWVQRNGNAEYQVKNKQIIGISRPNTPNSFLCTEKEYGDFILELELKVDTALNSGIQIRSHSRTDQPNGRVYGYQIEIDPSKRGWSGGIYDEARTGWLYPVTPHNPAGSKAFKNNAWNHYRIEAIGNNIKTWVNGVPVADLLVDLDESGFIALQVHSINVKNKPWTDGTTVCWRNIRIMTENLEANRKKDTPSIKQINVIPNSLSEQEKSEGWMLLFDGKTTNGWRGAMKKDFPTRGWVVKDGILEVLPKNEGGGGGDIVTVEQFDNFDLMFDFKISKGANSGVKYYVTENGYGKGTLGLEYQVLDDKEHPDAKNGRDGNRTLASLYDMMTAKGKRFNGVNQWNTGRIIAKDNHVEHWLNGIKVLEYDRGSEAYRKMVQESKYKDMKDFGGAAKGHILIQDHNDRVWYRNIKIKKL
- a CDS encoding Gfo/Idh/MocA family oxidoreductase, which translates into the protein MENRRDFLKKISAGSAAIAIGGVGLGLSTKSYGRVLGANDKVRVGVIGFSDRFRGSLLPCFMDHANELGFEMVALSDLWNRRRDEGKARIKEKTGWDVALCRNNDELYERNDIDAVIISTADFQHALHLVEAAKAGKHAYCEKPFAETMDDANAALKACKASNIVVQIGSQRRSGGNYHAANEYIKSGKFGDIVMAEMCWNVNQPGRWRRADLCASIKESDVDWARYQMNRPKVAWDPRKYLEYRLFWPYSSGIPGQWMCHQIDTVHWFTGLPYPRSVVSNGGIYQWKDGRTNADTLTSVFDYGPLNDQSKGFQVVYSSRFSNSAGGTKELYYSNGGMLNLDTNEITSTGGLREREASAMKLKANLLENYTLPKVTVAAGANTGGDTLTSAHMRNWMECVKSGNTATNCPVEAGHSHAVACGMANAAYRTGLRVTYDPKKQQIMAGKKVFKY
- a CDS encoding PmoA family protein; amino-acid sequence: MSKISFFVLLLCVLAACGNNRKGVEVIVDDAQKKVDVLYDGKLFTSYIYPSDLEKPVLYPINTAEGTVITRGFPRDPRPNERVDHPHHVGLWFNFGDVNGLDFWNNSYAISSDKKPKYGSIRHRKVVNTSNGKTGSLAVTADWVDHTGKVLLVEDTEYLFSGEGDWRIIERITRLTAQQDTVTFTDNKEGLIAIRMDRAFEEPSNKPELYLDANGNPTEIKAMNNEGVNGVYRNSEGLEKGSVWGKPTNWVVLSADKAGEKISVAILDHKNNPGYPAHSHARGYGLFSTNNMGVQVFDKNSPLFTLTLLPGASTVFKHMIVVKTNGFATEKELNELFAGFNAK
- the ccsA gene encoding cytochrome c biogenesis protein CcsA, which gives rise to MSNGYETMLILAWFGLLIGVLTRKYAFLITVFSFLLSGFTLLVAHISSMNPQITPLVPVLQSPLLSIHVLTIMVAYGLCGFMALNSITSLIIWASGKKKPEKQAYIERMKETSELFMYPATFLMGAGIFIGAIWANVSWGRYWGWDPKEVWALITFLLMSFTFHSKTLSWFRKPLFYHIFVLVIFLAVLMTYFGVNYILGGKHSYAG